The Apibacter raozihei DNA segment ACATATCCGGTTCTCTGGGGGTTATGTCAGAAGATATTAATATGGCATATTTTTCCACCTCAGCAGGAATGGCGATTGCATATCCGTTGATTATTAAGCTGAGGCCTGTTATCACTGTAAAAAATGTATTATTATTTACGTTGCTTTTTCAGATTATATTAAGCATAATCTGTGCTGAAACAGACAAAATGATTATTATTGCTGTATGTAGTTTTTTCATCGGCTTTTTTAAAGCATTTGCATTACTGGAAATTATACTTATTTTAATGCCTATGCTTAGCCCGGATAATAAACGAGGACTCTTTTATGCTAAATTTTATCCGGTAACATTAGCATTAAGTCAGCTATCTATGATCCTTACTTCAGAATTAGCTTACCGATATAATTGGCAGCACATGTATTATTTTATGATTGCCCTATTACTGGTGGCTGTTATAGCAGTCTTATTGACTTTCAAGTACTCAGAACTGCCTTCTATCGTACCTTTGCTTGATGCAGACTGGCTCAGCGTTATTTTATGCTCTATATTTTACATTGCCGTTATTTATGTTTTTACCTATGGTAAAACTTTAGATTGGTTTTCATCTAAATCCATATTTATAACTACTTTTTTAGTCATTCCCATCAGCTTGATCTTGTTCATCAGGCGACAGCTTATTAAAGAAGATTCATACGTTGATTTAAGTATACTCAAAAATACGAATTCAACAGTAGGATATATCGTAATGTTTATCTGTATGTTTTATGTGTCGGCAAGCGTACTAGTATCTACCTACGTAATCAACGTGTTAAAACTGGAAAACAATCGTCTTTACGAATTATATATTATAGCAATTCCCGGTTTTATTATCGGAGGTATTATTTGCGCCTGGTGGTTCAAAAAGGAAAGAAGAGTTAATTTAATCATATTTGCAGGTTTTCTATGTCTGGTAGCTTCTTGTGCCATTCTTTATTTCACTATTAGCCCTCAGGGAGAATATCGTCTTCTTTATGTCCCTATGTTCCTCAGGGGAATGGGTATGCTGATTACATTTGTAGTTTTTGGAGTATATGTAGTACAAGGAATTCCACAGGAAAAATTGGTATATAATGCTTTTTTTCTGATAGGTATACGTTCTGCTTTAGCACCTGCAATAAGTTCCTCCGTTTTCTCAAATTCTATTTACCGTTTGCAGCAGCATTATGTTGTAAAATTATCGGAAAATATCACCAATACAAATCCAATAGCAATGGAACGATATACTCAATACTATAAAATGGGTATAGAAAAAGGTTTAGGAGGATATCAGGCACAACAATATGCACTTACCAGTATTAATGGTTTGTTGCAGGTTCAGGCTCTTACCATAACACTAAAAATACTTTTAGGATGGCTGGTGATTACAGGTATCGCAATTTTAATAATAGTTTTAATATATCCATTTAATAACCATAAAAAATTAAAATTTATTAAGTGGGGTAGAGATATGGGTTAGAAATAGATAACCTTCGTATCTTTGTACTCAGTGCGTAAAATAATTCACATAGATATGGATGCTTTTTATGCCTCCATAGAGCAGAGAGACCATGAAGAATATAGGGGTAAGCCCTTAGCGGTAGGCTATGCAGGAGACAGAGGCGTGGTAGCTGCCGCTAGTTATGAAGCGCGTAAATTTGGTGTTCGTTCAGCTATGTCTTCTAAGTTGGCATTGCGGAAATGTCCGGATCTTCTTTTTGCTCCCACACGTTTTGAAGTTTATAAATCCGTGTCCAGACAGATTAGAGATATTTTTTATAATTATACTGATTTAGTAGAGCCTCTTTCTTTGGATGAAGCTTTTTTAGATGTTACTGAAAATCATGTAAATGAGGAGTTTGCCATGGAAATTGCTAAGAAAATTAAAGTAGATATTCTTAGAGAAACTAATTTAACAGCTTCCGCAGGAGTGTCTTTTAATAAATTCTTAGCTAAAATTGCTTCAGACTATAATAAGCCTGACGGATTATTTATCATTACTCCTCAAAAAGCAGAAAAATTTGTTGAAAGTTTAAATATTGAAGATTTTTTTGGAATTGGAAAAAAAACAGCGGAAAAACTTCATTTGCTAGGAATAAATACGGGCTGGGATCTAAAACAGAAAACAGAATCAGAGCTTATTCAACTATTTGGTAAACAAGGTAAAAGTTACTATTTAAATGCGCGAGGATTAGATTACAGGGAAGTGAATCCTAACAGGATACGAAAGTCCATAGGTGCTGAAAACACATTTATGTATGACACTGATTCACTTCAAACTTTGTATAGTGAATTGGAATTAGTAGCAAAAGAAGTTATCCAAAGAATTAAAAAAAACTCATTCAAAGGAAGGACAGTTACATTAAAAGTTAAGTTTTCTGATTTTAAAGTTGTTTCGCGATCTAAAACTCTTTTAACACCAATTTCAGAATATCAAAATTTGTATAAGACATCACTGGAATTACTTCATGGTTTAAATATATCAACCAAAATAAGACTTATTGGATTAAGCGTTAAAAACTCTGAAACAGATTTCGAAGAGGAAATAAAATCTGGAGCACAATTAAAAATTCCATTTAGAGAATATGATTAATAAACTCCGTATTTCGTAGTTTAAAAAAAATAAATATGTTCTCAGTAATATTTTTTGATAAAGAGGAGGTAGTTATATGTAAATTGAATAATTTAATATAAATTAATCAGTTTCCAATCGTTTCTTGTCCTTATTTCGTTTATTTTTTTTCTTTTTATTTTCTCCCTCAGCGGCTTGTTTCCGTCTGAGTTCCATGTATTTTTCAAACTGTTCAGGAAGAAGAACTTCTTTAAGTTTATTATCGAAATCTCTGCTGGTATTTAGGATTATTAATTGTAAATTATCAGAGTCAACATTACTTTCCATTGCACCTTTAACTTTGTTTGTGTTTTCAATAATAAAGTCACGAAGTTCAAGTTTCTGAAAATCATCCAAATCAGGAATATCTTTGCTTAAAGAATTAATTTGATTCTCAGCTACTTCTGAAGGGTTTATTTTAGGAGCCTGCTGAGCACATAGAAGATTAGCGCCTAGTACAAAAATAAATAAAAAAGATAGGAAATATTTTCCTGTTTTCATAATGTATCTGTTTTTTGAGTTGTTAAAATTACTTAAAAAAAATAAGAATCGACTTAATTATAATTTTATAAATTTACTTCGGAATTTAAGCAATATAAAATTGGTGTCAATCTCAGAAATTAAAAGAAAGTTAGCGGATTATTGTGTTTATCAGGACAGAAGTCACTGGGAGGTAGAACAAAAAATGAAAAGCTACGGTTATTTAAATGAAGAAGAACGTGGAGAAATTATAATATGGCTTATACAAAATAATTTTCTGAATGAAGAACGGTTTGCCTGCTCTTATGCCAGAGGTAAATTTTATCAAAAAAATTGGGGTAAAATTAAAATAAAGATGGGGCTGAAGCAAAAAAAAATACCCGAAAAATTGGTAGAAAAGGGGCTTCAGGAAATTAAGGAAGAAGATTACTTAGAAGTTTTAAATCTATTGGCAAAGAAAAAATGGGAAATATTACCCAGGGAAGCCTCCGTTTTTAATAAAAGAAAAAAACTTTCAATGTACCTTTCTCAGAAAGGATATGAAAGTTTTTTAGTTTATGAAGTTATAAACACATTTTATGAAAATTGATGAATAATCTTTTCTAACTCAACAGCAGGCTTAACTCCACTCTCCTGCCATTTTAGATTTCCGTTTTTAAAAATCATTAAAGTTGGAACCGAGCGAATATTATAAGAATCAGCAAATTCACGATTTTTATCTATATCAATCTTTAAGATAGTGAGCTGTTCACCCAGTTTATCTTTTACTTCTTTTAGTATGGGAGCCATCATTTTACAGGGACCGCACCACTCAGCTGAAAAATCCAGTAATACGGTTTTTTCGCTGTTTATAATATCTGAAAATTTAGACATTTTATTCTGTTTTTTAGTTATATGATATATCATTCAAAAATCAATCCAATTCAAAAATAATGACAATAAGTCTCCGGCTGAGTAAGATAGTATATTTCTAATACCGTAACTTTACAATAAATTAAAAACCAGTAGCTGTATGAACATTATCAAGTATCTTATTTTTTTAGGAATAATTTCGTTTGCGTATGGTCAGGAAAAAGCATATAGGAAAATTTTTTGGAGTGAAGAGAATAGTTTATCATGGAAAAATTTTAAAGGAAAGTCCCAAAATTCAAACAATAAAATAGCGGCTTTGAGTTTTTGCGGCATACAGTATAACAGTTGTATTTTACAGGGAAATGTATACAAATATAAAGTAAAAGCTTTTTTTGTACCTCAACTTTCGTGGGTAAGAGTGAAAAATGAGCATATACTAAAGCATGAACAACTTCATTTTGATATAGCAGAAATATTTTCAAGAAAATTAAGGAAAGCATTTTCAAAAAATCCTGTAGAGCCTAAAGATTCACAAGTTGAGATTTATCAGCCACTTTTCAAAGAATATATGAAGATGCAGGAATTATATGATAATGAAACACATCATGGAATTTTGGAAGATATCAATAAAGAGTGGGAAAATAAAATTCATAATGAACTAAACCAGTTAAGCGACTACAAAAAAGAAGAGATTTGTTATTAATAAATAACAAAAGAATAGTAATTTCGTTTAATTCATTAAAAAATTGCAAAATAAATCAATATTCATAGTTATGTTTATGTTCGTGGGATTAATTTTCCATGCACAGGATATTGATTGGAAAAATTCAAATTTCAGGATTAAAACTTTGCAGATTCAGGATAGTCTCATAGTCCTTGATACACTCAGCATTATTCCCGGACAAATCAATATTAAGGATAGTTTGGGTCAGGCAGTTCTTCCGAATCTTTATAAATTTGATTCTTCTGCGAATTTACTAAAAGTAGATCATTCTTTGCTCAATCAAACTTTGACCATTGGGTATTATATTTTCCCTGTAAAAAAAGAAAATATAGTATACTCCAAAGATACAAATCTTATTGTAACCTTAAATAAACCCCGGAAATTATATGAAATAACAGCTGAAAGAAAAAAGAAAAATGATTTTTTTCAGGGTTTAACTAGCTCCGGATCAATGGTCAGGGGAATAACTTTCGGTAATAATCAAAGTGCTTCAGTACAATCATCTCTGGATTTGGAACTGTCAGGACAGCTGAGTAAAGACATACGAATTAAAGCTGCAATTTCCGATCATAATATTCCTATACAGTCAGATGGATATACTCAAAGGCTTGATGAATTCGACAAAATTTATATAGAGCTTTCTAATAAGGCTTCATACATTCGGGCTGGACATTTGGATTTAGTTCAGTCTTCAGATTATTTTGCAAATTTTTCCAGAAAAATTACAGGTATACAAATAGGAACACGGTTAGAACATAAAAATTCCTATACAGATTTATATGCTGTTGGGTCCTTATCAAGAGGAGAGTTTAACAGAATGCAGTTCAATGGAGTGGAAGGAAATCAGGGGCCATACAAATTAAAAGGAAAACAAGGGGAATTGTTTATCATAGTCATATCCGGCTCTGAAAAAGTTTATATTAATGGAGTTCTCTTAGTCAGAGGTGAAGATAAAGACTATGTCATTAATTATAACACAGGAGAGTTAACCTTTACTTCGAGAAGCTATATAGCTGCGAGTAGTCGGATTGTAGTAGAATATATTTATAATACCACAACCTACAATCGTTTTTTATTTTATGCAGGAGGAAAATACGAATCTGAAAGATTTAGTTTTAATGCTCATATTTTCTCAGAAACAGATGGTAAAAACAGTAACCAGGATTTAACCGATGCCCAGAAAATAGTACTTAGTCAGGCAGGTAACGATCAAGATAGAATGTTTGCTGTCAATGAAGTAATAACAGATTATGATCCCAACAAAATTTTATATAAGAAAATAGATTGGGGAGGGATAAGTATATACGAATATTCCACAGACAGTTCCGAAATTCTATATACACTTTCATTTTCTTATATGGGAGCCAATAAAGGGAATTACCGGATTGTCCAATTGCCTGTAAACGGAAGAGTTTATGAATATATTCCTCCTGTAAATAATGTTTTACAAGGTGATTACGAGCCGGTTACCAAACTCATACCTCCACAAAAAACACAAATCTTTTCATCCAATTCAGAGTATAGGTTTGAAAACGGTAAAGTAGGAGTAAATTTAGCAATCAGTAACCGAGATGAAAACACATTTTCATCTATAGGTAATTCCGAAAACATAGGCTTTGCCAGCAGGCTTTATATAGATAAAAAGATAACCAGAGAAAGGTGGAAGAGCGAATTACATTTGGAACATGCTTTTTTGCAAAAGAATTTTTATATACTTGAGCGAATTAATAATGTTGAGTTTGGAAGAGATTTTAATATATCACAAGAGTTTAACAACAGAAACCAAAATAAGTTCAGGTTAGATTGGAAAAATGTTATTCATAAACGCTGGACTATAAATTATACATTAAATTATCTGGAAGAACAGAACTTCTATAAAGGATATAAAAATGATTTATTTGCTGAATTTAAAAGTAATTCAACACACATATTTACTCAATGGAGTTATTTGCATACGACAGCCAAAGACAGTTTAAAATCTGATTATGTAAAACATGCTTCAGAGATAAACAAAAGATTCAATATTTTTAAATCCGGTTTAGGATTTAAAGGTGAGAATAATCAGATAAAGGATAAAATAACATCTCAATACAGTCGGGCAAGTTTTTCGTGGAGGGAACTATATGTTTATGGTTCGTTAGACAGTGTTCGTATGGTTACACAGCTGAAATTATACATGCGTTCCGATGATTCAGTGCGAATTGGTAATATGAAGAATTTTACTAATACCTATGGCGTTGTTTTAAATACCCAGCTTATTAAAACCGGAAACCATAGCTTGAGTGTCGAAGCTCATTACCGAAAAGTACACTATAATAAAGATATATATCAAAACCAAAAAGATGAAAACTATGCATTGGGAGCTATCCGTTGGAATAAATTATTTTTAAATAATGGTATTATCTTAAATGCATTATATGAATTGTCTAGTGGACAGGAAGCCCAACGTGAGTTCAAATATGTAAAGGTTACAGACGGGCAGGGAATTTACAAATGGACGGATTATAATCAAAACGGAATAGAAGAGCTCGATGAATTTGAAATAGCTGAATTCAGTGATCAGGCACAATATATCAGAGTTTATACAGACAATATAAAATATCAAAAATCAAATCGTAACAGGTTAAACTTTACATTACAGCTGAATCCTTCAAGATTTATGAAGGCCCTGTGGTGGGAAAGGGTAAATTTCCAATCTTCTTTTCAGTCATATTCTACCTTTTGGAAAAAAAATAAAACAGCAGAATTAAATCCATTTTCTGATAAAGAATTATTGACTCAGGTTCGTAGTGTAACAGGAAATTTATCTTTTAACCGTTTAAGTATTCATAAGTGGACAGGAGTATTACAGTTTATTAAAAGTGACAATACACAATATGTTTATACCGGGAAAGAAACACGTGATAATAGGAATTATCAGGTTTTGATTAATTATAAACCCTGGAATTCATGGATATTCGGATTGCGCAACAATTTTATGAACGATAAAAGTTACTCCCAGCTTTTTTCCACCAAGCGTTTTACTATCGAAAGTTATGGCATACATCCTTCCGTAACTTATGAAATTCAGAAAAATATCAGTGCCAGTGCTTTTTTCAAATATCAAAATAAGAAAAATAGGACAGGAGATGAAAAACTTATCTGGAAACAGGCCGGTATTGAGTTACGATGGAATGATGAAAGAAAAACCTCATTAAATGGTACATTTTCTTATATACAAAATGATTTAACAGGCAACAATTATTCTATGGTTGCAAATCAAATGATGGAAGGCTTGCTGGATGGTAAAAATATGGTTTGGAAAGCATACATACAAAGAGAGCTGAGTGCTACTTTTACCTTAAATGTAATTTATGATGGTCGTAAAAATGAAAAATCCAAAACTATACATACAGGAAGCGTTCAATTAAGAGCCAATTTTTGATTATTCCCGTTTAAACAGTAACATATTATTTAAAATACAAAATACAGGATTTCAGTGTAAATATATTCTGTATTTTTGTATTCAATAACTTAAAACTTTATTAAAATGGCAGAAGATTACAAAGAAAAAGGGTTGGAAAACATTAAGGCTATCTATGGTGATTTTGGAAGTAAAAATCTGAGTGATATGGTAAACCTGAATCCGGACTTTGCTAAATACATTACGGAATTTGCCTATGGTGAAATATATTCAAGAGAAGGTATTTCACTAAAAACCAAACAAATAGTTACAATTACAAGCCTTTTAACTCAAGGAGGAGTGGAAGCAGAACTTGAAGGTCATATCAAAGGTGCCTTACACGTTGGACTAACGCCTCAGGAAATTGTTGATGTTATATTGCATTGTTTACCTTATGTAGGCTTTCCTAAGGTTACTGAGGCCCTTAAAATTGCAAAATCCGTTTTTTAAAAAACTACAAACAGCTTAAAAAACAGTATAAACTATTTCATTATTTTTGATAAGCTCCTAGCGAAGGAGAAGTAATTCTTGAAACTCCGTTGATATCACTGGGTACGAGATTAGAATATATCGTATTGGCAATACCCAGAGCAGGAGAATTTTCTTTCAGGCGTAGGAGGGTATTGGAATAGTTTGTTCTATAAAAAAGAGGATCTTTATTAACAAGGATGTTTTTAAAACCGGGGTCGTTATCTATAACTAAGCCATTAGTTCCGTTTTTAATTATATTTGTATCGAAACTATACACAAATTCAGCATTCGAATTTTTATTCATTGCAATACTGTTTGCACGAAGTGTCCAGAAAATACAATTTTTAAAAATAGCATTTAAAGCATTATAAACAGTTGCTCCCGATTGGTTATAGGAATTTGATAAATAGAGAGAATATGCATTACCTGCCGTCAGATTCCAGTAATTGCCAAAAGAACAATGAGTAAAATCATAGGTACCACCGTTTTCTAAATATAAATCAGCAGAACCACAATTGTTTATTACAACATTAGAACCGGTTATTTTAGCACCGGCTGAATAAATACCCGCAGTTCTGAAATTGTATAATTGTGTATTAGAAATGCTTACAGTAGCGTTTTTATCAAGAGAAAGACCAGTATTTCCGCCTTTTATTATAGCATAATCAATAGAAGCAGTTGAACCCGAAGATAACTTGATTTGGTTCCAGTTATCTGGAAGGGAATCATATTTCGTATCATGGCGATCACCACGGATAGTAACTTCGTTTCCTAATTTACCTTCAATAGCCAAGCTACTTGCTTCATCAATAATTAAATTTGCATTTTTGTGAAGATACACACGGGTTCCTTCCTTTATAGTTAATTTGGCTCCTTGAGTAAATTTAAGATTTCCGTAAATCACTTTAGACTTTGAATTATCCCAGGTAACATCGGAAGATATTTCCCGGGTTCCGGACTTTGAAAAATAAAAATCAGCATTTTCAACAAGTGACAAGAGCTTTACTTTTTGTAAACTACCAACTGTTGAAAAAAGTAAATCTTCATCAGCCAAGGCTTCAGTAGAAGTAATAGCATTCGGTGCTATTTCGACAAAAATATATAAACTATCTTTAGCTCTTAAAGGAACATTTTCAAAGCTGTTATTATTCACGGAGCTTCCTGCAATGCCATCTACATTAATCTTAAACTGCGATGAGCTCCCTTTTTCCAAGTATATACGTGGAATTGTTACATCTTCGTTTTGCTGATTGTAAACTTTTAATACATAAGTTTCCGAACGGTTTTCTGCAAAAACAGTATCCAACATAACCGTATCTTTGGAGAATCTGAGCGGATGTGAAGCAGAATCAAATTTATAATCGTCACGGCATGAATAAATTAAAACTGTAAAAAACAACAACGTGCAAAATAAAGATATTTTTTTCATTTTTATTTTATTTAAATGAGGTGTACCATTACTAAAATTTATATCCTATACTAACAACTAAAGAATTGGGTCTTTTTTCGATTTTAAATTCCTGATTCGTATACTTATTAACAAAATTAGTTTGACTTTGAGTAAATCCAAATTCGTATCGAACATCGAAAGTTAAAGATGATAGATCTATACCTGTTCCCAATTGCCCTGCTAAAGCTAAATCGTCAGTTTTCGTTTTTTCAATATGGTTCAGGGAGATTTTTTCACTTAGAGAAGAAGAAAAAACAGGACCTGCATAAATACGGCCTATTCCCAAAATTTTTCTGCCTGCTAAAACAGGAACATCAAGCCGTTGGGAGTGGGAGGCAAAATTTCCTTCAGAGTAAGAATTAAATTCTGTTTTCATATCAGAATAATATAGTTCAGGTTGTAAAAACCAGTGAGAAATATTTATCCGCATAAATGCTCCCAAATGCCAGCCTATATTATTTTTAGCATTACTTTCTTTAATATCGGTTATTGTTTGTTTCAAATTTCCGGAATATCCGAAAGCCATTCCTCCTTTTACTCCTAAATTAATTTGGGTTAAAGCATTTATACTAACTAAAAGCAGGCTGATAACAAACAATTTTTTAATCATAAATGAAATGTTTTCCTTCAAATTTTTTCAAAGATAATTATTATTTATTACATTTGATATAGATATAAAATTAATAAAAACCAAAATGGAAATAATATATTACGGCCATGCATGCTTTGGCTACAAGACTTCGTCATCACAAGTAATCATTGATCCTTTTATTTCCGGTAATGAGCTGGCAAAAGATATAGATATCAATCAGATAAAAGCTGATTACATATTTTTAACCCATGCTCATTTCGACCATATTTTGGATGTGGAAACTATTGCCAAAAACAATGATGCAACTATTCTTGCCAATGCAGAAATTGCTTCCCATTATGAAAAATTAGGATATAAGGTAATATCCATGAATATAGGAGGAGTTAAAAAGTTTGATTTTGGAAGAGTAAAAATGGTGGCGGCAGTTCATAGTTCATCATTTCCCGACGGTTCTTATGGTGGACTTGCTTGTGGTTTCCTAATGAAAATGGATGGAAAAGTGATTTATCATGCAGGAGACACAGCATTAACCATGGATATGAAACTATTACCGTATGTGTATGGATATATTCATGTAGCAGTTCTTCCGATAGGCAATAATTACACTATGGGAGTATACGATGCAGTAGCTGCCTCAAAATTTGTAAATACAAGAAATACCATAGCGTCACATTACGATACTTTTCCCGCTATCAGAGTAAATAAAGATAAAGCGCAGCATTTGTTTTTATCCGAAGAAAAACACCTGACTTTTCTTCCCATAGGAGGAACGGTTGATGTAAACACATTTGTATAGTTTTTATAACTCAAATATAAATATGTATTTTTGCCGTTTATCATCTAAAATTAAACGGCTTTATTTTACTAACGACAATGAATAGTTTATTAAAAGAATTTGATACGCCCTTTCAGAGCGTGCCCTTTGAAAATATTAAGCAGGAAGACTTTAAACCTGCAATAGAACAAGCTCTTGCAGAAGCAAAAAAAGAGATTGAAGAAATTACTACGGATTCAGCTCCTCCAGGCTTTGTTAACACCATTGTAGCATTGGAAAAAGTAGGAAAAAAACTAAACATAATTTCTTCCGTTTTTTTTAATCTAAACTCTGCAGAAACCAATGATTATTTACAAAATCTTGCTCAGGAGATATCTCCAATGCTTACAGAATTTGGTAATGATATTATATTTAATGAAAAACTGTTTGAAAGAGTAAAGATTGTTTACGAATCAACCCTCAAATCTAAATTGAGTCAAGAAGAACATCGCTTATTAGATAAAACGTATAAAGATTTTATTAAAAATGGGGCTTTGCTATCTGATGAAGATAAGCAAAAACTAAGAGATATATCTAATCAACTCTCGGTTTTAAGTATACAATTTGGACAAAATGTATTAAAGGAAACCAATGATTATCTACTTCATATAACAGAAGAAGCAGATTTAAGAGGTATTCCTGAATCAATTAAGAAAATGGCACAACTGGAAGCTAAAAATCGCAACTTAAGCGGCTGGGTTTTTACACTCCAGTTTCCCAGCTACGTACCATTTTTAAAATATTCAGAAAATCGGAATTTGCGGGAAAAGATCTACTTGGCATCTTCACAAAAAGCATTTAAAAACAATGAATATAATAATGAATCTGTAATTCATAAAATTGTTAAGTTACGGGAAGATAA contains these protein-coding regions:
- the dinB gene encoding DNA polymerase IV → MRKIIHIDMDAFYASIEQRDHEEYRGKPLAVGYAGDRGVVAAASYEARKFGVRSAMSSKLALRKCPDLLFAPTRFEVYKSVSRQIRDIFYNYTDLVEPLSLDEAFLDVTENHVNEEFAMEIAKKIKVDILRETNLTASAGVSFNKFLAKIASDYNKPDGLFIITPQKAEKFVESLNIEDFFGIGKKTAEKLHLLGINTGWDLKQKTESELIQLFGKQGKSYYLNARGLDYREVNPNRIRKSIGAENTFMYDTDSLQTLYSELELVAKEVIQRIKKNSFKGRTVTLKVKFSDFKVVSRSKTLLTPISEYQNLYKTSLELLHGLNISTKIRLIGLSVKNSETDFEEEIKSGAQLKIPFREYD
- a CDS encoding MFS transporter, with the protein product MIHRHIFRNRTPRWLMYMVAYTIMAPIMLINGAYTGSSIDISGSLGVMSEDINMAYFSTSAGMAIAYPLIIKLRPVITVKNVLLFTLLFQIILSIICAETDKMIIIAVCSFFIGFFKAFALLEIILILMPMLSPDNKRGLFYAKFYPVTLALSQLSMILTSELAYRYNWQHMYYFMIALLLVAVIAVLLTFKYSELPSIVPLLDADWLSVILCSIFYIAVIYVFTYGKTLDWFSSKSIFITTFLVIPISLILFIRRQLIKEDSYVDLSILKNTNSTVGYIVMFICMFYVSASVLVSTYVINVLKLENNRLYELYIIAIPGFIIGGIICAWWFKKERRVNLIIFAGFLCLVASCAILYFTISPQGEYRLLYVPMFLRGMGMLITFVVFGVYVVQGIPQEKLVYNAFFLIGIRSALAPAISSSVFSNSIYRLQQHYVVKLSENITNTNPIAMERYTQYYKMGIEKGLGGYQAQQYALTSINGLLQVQALTITLKILLGWLVITGIAILIIVLIYPFNNHKKLKFIKWGRDMG
- a CDS encoding right-handed parallel beta-helix repeat-containing protein; the encoded protein is MKKISLFCTLLFFTVLIYSCRDDYKFDSASHPLRFSKDTVMLDTVFAENRSETYVLKVYNQQNEDVTIPRIYLEKGSSSQFKINVDGIAGSSVNNNSFENVPLRAKDSLYIFVEIAPNAITSTEALADEDLLFSTVGSLQKVKLLSLVENADFYFSKSGTREISSDVTWDNSKSKVIYGNLKFTQGAKLTIKEGTRVYLHKNANLIIDEASSLAIEGKLGNEVTIRGDRHDTKYDSLPDNWNQIKLSSGSTASIDYAIIKGGNTGLSLDKNATVSISNTQLYNFRTAGIYSAGAKITGSNVVINNCGSADLYLENGGTYDFTHCSFGNYWNLTAGNAYSLYLSNSYNQSGATVYNALNAIFKNCIFWTLRANSIAMNKNSNAEFVYSFDTNIIKNGTNGLVIDNDPGFKNILVNKDPLFYRTNYSNTLLRLKENSPALGIANTIYSNLVPSDINGVSRITSPSLGAYQK
- a CDS encoding regulatory protein RecX, encoding MSISEIKRKLADYCVYQDRSHWEVEQKMKSYGYLNEEERGEIIIWLIQNNFLNEERFACSYARGKFYQKNWGKIKIKMGLKQKKIPEKLVEKGLQEIKEEDYLEVLNLLAKKKWEILPREASVFNKRKKLSMYLSQKGYESFLVYEVINTFYEN
- a CDS encoding carboxymuconolactone decarboxylase family protein, with the translated sequence MAEDYKEKGLENIKAIYGDFGSKNLSDMVNLNPDFAKYITEFAYGEIYSREGISLKTKQIVTITSLLTQGGVEAELEGHIKGALHVGLTPQEIVDVILHCLPYVGFPKVTEALKIAKSVF
- the trxA gene encoding thioredoxin produces the protein MSKFSDIINSEKTVLLDFSAEWCGPCKMMAPILKEVKDKLGEQLTILKIDIDKNREFADSYNIRSVPTLMIFKNGNLKWQESGVKPAVELEKIIHQFS
- a CDS encoding metal-dependent hydrolase; the encoded protein is MEIIYYGHACFGYKTSSSQVIIDPFISGNELAKDIDINQIKADYIFLTHAHFDHILDVETIAKNNDATILANAEIASHYEKLGYKVISMNIGGVKKFDFGRVKMVAAVHSSSFPDGSYGGLACGFLMKMDGKVIYHAGDTALTMDMKLLPYVYGYIHVAVLPIGNNYTMGVYDAVAASKFVNTRNTIASHYDTFPAIRVNKDKAQHLFLSEEKHLTFLPIGGTVDVNTFV
- a CDS encoding porin family protein, which translates into the protein MIKKLFVISLLLVSINALTQINLGVKGGMAFGYSGNLKQTITDIKESNAKNNIGWHLGAFMRINISHWFLQPELYYSDMKTEFNSYSEGNFASHSQRLDVPVLAGRKILGIGRIYAGPVFSSSLSEKISLNHIEKTKTDDLALAGQLGTGIDLSSLTFDVRYEFGFTQSQTNFVNKYTNQEFKIEKRPNSLVVSIGYKF